The genomic stretch TGCAGCGAAATATATTTGCGACGAGAAGGCTGCTGTTGTGTAGTTGATGATGTTCCCTCTGTAGAAGGGGGAGTAGATGCGTTGGATACATTGTAAGGTTCAGGGGAGGCATTGGAACTGGGACCATTTCCCCATTCGTCACTGGACGGGCTCGCGTGGAAAGATGGATAATTCCCATTGCCTGAGCTGTCGTGAAGGATCTGAGTTGGGTCTACGTGGGTGTAGGATGAAGAGGCCGAGGTGTCGATGTTGGGATAGACAAGACCCATCAGTTGGCGGTAATCAAGTTCATCTGCGCCTGTTACGGCATTGAGCTGAGCATAACCCTCGGCCATGACGGCAGAAGCGGCTACAGCAGCCGCGGATAGGCCCTCTGAAggggaggtggaggtagaGTGATAACGATGGCGAGGATGCTGGAGATAGCTCGAAGGAGGAGGCGGGCCATAGTGGACATTGGAAGAAGGAAGATCAAAGACGCCATCGTAAGGTGGGAAGGAAAagttgaaggaggaggaagggaaggaggaggaaggtgcAGAATCCTGCTCGGAATGATCCAAGCTAGGATGGTGGATGCTGTCGTTAAGGAGAGCGTCTGCAGGGCGCTTTGTGCCTGAGAGGGAGTCGATAGAAAGGTTTGACTTTGAGTTTTGACGTGATTTGCGAACTGTGTGATCAAAACTTGTCTTGCGAATACGGGCGTAGGGCCTGTTATCCTTTGGGGGAACTGGAACTCTATTGAAGCCATGGAGACCGGCTGAGGGAAGGGAAGAGGGAATAGCGGTGTTGAAGACGGGATAGCGACTGGGGCCGGTATAGGAATCTGGAGCGTCAAAATAAGGAACAGCGTCGTTGGACTCGTAGAGAACACCGAGCTGCTGATCAAAAAGAGGACTGCGACGACCTGCAGACAAGAGAGAAGTAGTGGGAATGTTCTTGGTCGGGCCGCGTTCTATTGTGGGAAAGGAGAAATGACTGTCGTAGCCAGGCTGAAGACCAACATGCTGATCAAAAGTGGTTGCACTCGTCGTGGACTCTGGCGGACGAGATCGGGAGCGAGAGGTGGGACGCCAATCCATAGAGATGCGAGAACGCGATCTGCTCATTGCCCGCCAGTCCATAGAGACGACGCTGGATGAAAAAGAGTGAGCACAAGATAAAGCGAGACACGGGTCGCAGGACATACTTTTCATCGTCAAGAAGAGAGTCCTGACCGAGAGCATCGAAGCCGACGACACGGACTCTGGCCTTGCCCTTGTCGATCCTGCGACCACGCTCGTCAGGCTGCTGGTCTACGGGATGGGGAGCCGACTGAGACTGAGACTGGGGGGGCGAAGAGACGACAGGCGGTGGGGGAGGTTGCTCTGGAACAGAAGATGGGGGATCGGCAGGACGagggtcgtcgtcgtcctttttcttcttgagAGCAAGGGCCATCATACGCCAGGTGATATTCTCCATACGCTGAGCATGGGGTAGGGTGACCTTTGTGCGGGCATACATCTTCCAGACCTGGGTTGCGAGAGGATCATCCTTTGCAAGCTGCTCTGGATCAACATCGGTGTCTGGAGGACCACCAAGAACAGGGGAACCAGATACACGGGGACTGGTGAAGGGGGAAGTTGGCTGAGGGGAAAGAGGTGGCTGGAAGAGATCGTCAGAGAAGAGGTCAGTGAAGAGGGTCGACTTGGACTCTGTCGAGGGGGAGACTGGGGAGGAGTCTGGGAGAGAGACAGGGCCTGGGACGGGGACTGGGACAGAGCCTGGGACAGAGACTGGGGGGTAGTGAGACTGGGACTGGGGCGGCGGATGGTAGCTGCTGCTCGCGGCGGACATCCAAAGAGAGGGCGGCAGAGTAGAGGCCGATGGATGGCGATGGGACTGGGACCAGGAGTCTGGGGCTGGGGGCGGGGCGGGGGGATCGCCGAGGACGCCATTGGCGGCGAGAGCAGCAAAGACAGTCGGGTTGAGGGGCGCGGAGAATATCTGAGACCACTCCTGGGGCGAGAGGTTGTGGATGTCAGAGGTCATTATTGCTGAGAGTGCGAGAGAGCCGCGAGCTACAGCTACTGACTATTAGCGGTCCGTCCTCCTGGACCCGAGACACCCCATATCCCTTGGCACTATTTATTACTGTTGTCTATCCACTGCCACGCCTCCATCAGTTCCCCCCGCCAATGCCCCGTCGCCGCGAATGACACCATGCATGCCGGGCTGCCGCTCCGTTCGTTAGTACTTGCCCCGTCCATCcctctccccactcactCACCTCAGGTACAGCAGCGCCGGTTGCGCCGCCCCGTATCTGTGCATCACCCACATCGTTACCGCCAGCCCCCAGATGTATCCCGCCAGTGTCGCCCGGAAGTATGGCCGGCCGGCCGTCTGCCGTGCGTGGTCGTACCGCAGGCCCAGCGCGACAAACGTGCCCGGGATGACTACATCTCCCAGTCCGAGCATCGTGTATCCCCTGTCCCCTGCGAGCACAACCGACTTGGGCCACAGCAGCTTAATTGGTACGTCCAGTGTCGTCGCCACCCGCACCATCTGTGTTTCCGGCCGTGGTTTAGTCCTCTCCGGACACAATtgcaaaataaaataaatttgTCCCTACCACATCCGTCCCAAAAACCCACCACACGTCGTACACAAATAGTCCGCTCAGCAGGATGCATCCCGTCTTGAACGAGTCAATCCGCAGCAGTGTCAGTGCGTTGTATGCAAAAGACACACCCAGTAGGTCTGTCAGTAGCACCGATCGCCGTCCGTCGCCCCAGAACAGGTACAGTCCAGACGGCACCGCCGCCAGCGGGAGCAGAATTATCGACGGCGTGCGCGTCGAAATTCCAATCAACACTACCCGTAAACAAATCAGCAGCCAACCGAAAAAACCCGAAGGGGTCAAGGATTTACCATGCGAGCCCTTTTTCACGGACATGCGTACTTGATCAAATTTCTTCCACCGCGTCTCCCCAACCAGGTACCTTGTTAGTGAAATCCACGACTGCGCGTCAATCAGATTTCGCCTTAGCAGACATGCCCAGTTCTCGACTTACATTCCAGACGCTCCCAACCCCCGCCACCCCAAAGTACCAGCCAAGCATCCAGTTCAGCCATTCCGTACCGAGATACTTGACCAGTACGTACAGACCTACCAGCGCAATTGACCCAATCTGCCGCATGCCCCATCGTTCATATAGTATCACCGCCGAACACTCACACAACTCACTATGGGAAAAATCCACGCATCTTCCGACGACATCCGCTCTTCAttgtcctcatcctcgtcgtcttcctcgccatcgtcatccttcttcttttccgTGCCTGACTTTCTCTAACGACATGTTCTCAAAAAAGGTAATCGTTTAAACACATTAAAACAACAAAACACACCGGAAGAGAACCATTAGCTCCGGCGTAGATCGAGCACGTAGCCAGGCCAAGCAGCCCAGCATAAGAAGACAGCAGGTCCCAGTCCACCTCCTGCAGCCTCAATGCCTGCACAGACTGGTAAGCCATTTCTGTCAGACGCTCCATGCGCAGTAGAAAGCAAATTCAAGTGCCCGCGATCTCTAGTGAATGCACAGTGTCCGTGTGCAAGCTGCAAGTGCAGCGATATTAATAGCGAGTCGAGCAAGTCATGGCGCGGCGTTGCAAGTTGGCCGGAGCCGGCAGTAGCCCGGCTATGATTTGCAAAGGTGGGCACGGTGACCGGGCCGCAGATCCAGTGAGTGTGTTCCGCACCCGCGGCGGGCCTCCTGCCACCGCTGCTGACAAGTATTAAATGAATAAATTCCGGCGCCTGTTAAATTTTAGGTACATATGCATCCCCTCCCAAACACATCCCAATCGCCGACCCTCCCCATATGCATCCATGCAATGACGCTCCTGCTATTATGTCCATATGCACCGACACAAAATATCATCCATCAATGTTCAtccttctcttttctgtCCACGAGCGAATCCATCGGACAACTTCTCCACACGGTCAGGCGCTTCCCTCCCCAATCCCACTGCGCAGTTCTTCGGCCATCGGTGGGAGACCTGGACGAGCGCGTCTCGACATTGACAGCTCATTTTCAGATCATGGGACCTGCGCGGCTTAATGCAGTTCCTCTCTACGCGCTGGGATCATCTAGTTCTATTCGTGCTAGTCTCATGCCGACGCTAATCTACTTGTAGACTTGCAGTCCAGACGCTGCAGTAGCTGTCCTTACTCGAGTAATTCTCCCGACTACTCTAATACAAGTCTATTCGCTTGCGAGTGGCGCAGGGACTCCCCCTTCGTCCCGGCAAATGCGACTGTTGCCTTGTCCCTGCCAACCTTAGCGATGAACCCGGACTGGTTGTATACGCCGCCTGGCCCTCCAACTCCCCCACATTTGATTCGCTGATTGTTCACCTCTTGCATATCCTATCAACTGCTCCGGCCCTGATCAGTGGATCAGTGATTGTATTATGCGCACGCGCATACGTATGCGTTAATTAAGCTCGAAATAAGCAGAGAAAGGAACAACAACTGGCCAGGCGCGCAAGGCAGTACCCGCGCATCTCGTCTCTTTGCTTTGTCGAATATATTCATTCCCATCACCGTCGCTACTGGATCCATGACCACTTGGAGTAAATTTTCATCAGATTCGGCGCGAGCTTTGTCTGTCCCTTGTTTTGTCGCCTTCATTTATATCAACCCGGCATCCATCCGGAAGCccagagaaaaggaaaggctAGGCATTCTTCATTGCTCCTACATTCATTCACAATCAAAAGCACTGATTAAACTCAAGTGGCGTTCTGGCACTGGCACAAGGCCAGTGCAAGGTTATGTGATGATGTATGTCTGCCGCACGAGACTGGGCTGTATTTTTTAATTCCCGGACGACTTCCTTGACATATAACAATGTGCACCGCGTATCCACCTGCTGGAGTCTCATCGCCATTTAACTGACCGATGCCGAAATGCGGGGCGTCTGATTCCTTTAAGTTCGTTGTTGGCAATTCAAGTCACACTTCACAGCGTCCATAAATAGCTCCCACTGAACCCGCCCTGTGCTTCCACAGGGCGGAAAACATAGTGCTTACGTTTGTACTAAAAACAAATCCAGTGATGCATAGCACAATATACCCGAAAAGAAATCCTTTTCTTACAGCAACTTATTTATAGAACGGACCTTGCAATGTGTGAACAGTCTCCTTGTTAGTGCTTCACGCTCACACAGAGAGACACACACCACAGTGCTTTGGGCTGCAACTTCTATGCTTGGCATAGTCGTACGACGTATCTGTCAAACGAGTTACTAGTTGGCTAACTAAAGCcctttcttcaagtttccaAAGCAATAGATCACCCCGTCGTCCCGTGCCCATTTGTCTACATATTCACTCGCTCCTCAGCCAGTGTGACGTTAACGCGGAGCGACAGAGGCAGGCTGACCTGACACCCCCTCTACATCCATTCTAAAACAACTTTCTCGACTTTGGAATAGAACATTCATTAGGAGCGGGTTAAATCGGCCCTCAATTTAAACCCTCTGGCTCACCCCGCCCGCTTCTCAATGACCTACCTCAGGTCTATCCACAcctgcttcttcaccttgCCTGACAGCTTCCAGAACCTATGGCTGGCTTAAACTGTCTGTCTCAAAGCTGCCGCGATTCCGAAGGAACAAGACCATCCGCGAAGCTTCTATGTCGCTTTCATTCCAAATACTTATAACGAATTGGTCTTGTGCGTTCCCTTCGTGCCAACAAGCTGTTTTTTAAGTATGCCCTTTGTTCAGCCTAAACAATAGACCGGTTCGTTTCAAGAAGCGGCTGGTAGTATGGGTATACTGGATCTAGCATGTTTGTTTATTGACACCAGAAAGGCATTAACTATTTGGTATAGTTCTCACTTAACGCAACACCGCACGCTCTCATTCCCACCAGAATATTTGCAAATTCCGCCATTAGGACCCCAGAAGGACGTCAAATCCTTAAGTCTATGCTTGTTGATCGTCATGGTGTCTCCCTTGGATCGACACTTTGTGAACTAGCACGGCCTAATAAAGTAAGATCAAGTCCTCGATTTACTTGTTTCTCTGTCCTAAACACACAATGTGGTTTCGCGTGAGTATACAGTCACAACAATCTTGTTTTTTACATCAAGCGCCCGAAAAAACTCTACTTATCTAACAAATAGATTCCGATAAATCGACTGGTAAAACTAAACGCCTATAATGTTACCGATAGTTGTGTTATAAAATGTGGTTAGTGGCAAAATCAATATCCAGCTGCAATTCCATTCTTCCGGGAGTCGCTAGCGGCTATAAGCAAGAAAAATTTCACCAAGTTCAAAACCCGcatctaaaaatagcacGGAAAGATAACATACCGGAGATACCATCCTTATCATGCATCACAGCTTGTATAACGGCAGCGACTCGATTGACGTCAGCCACTACGTACGCATGCGAAATAGCAGTCAGTACGAAAGAGCCTTGGAATTGATTTTTTCAGAGACACAACCTGTCACATTATGTCCACGCTGCACAAGATCTTCGAGGATATCCGTTGGATAGACGTCGTCTGCCTCAACGAAGAGGGGATATAGTTGATCGTGAAGCCTTCCAAATTCAATCGCTTGGCTGATATCAAGTCCCCAACCGAGATTAAGGATCACCTGGAAAACGGAAGGGAATATCTTCGAGCCCCCAGAGCCTCCAATAGCAAGGTAAAATGAACCATCAGCGTGTTCAATGATTGTCGGCACCGTCGAGGAAAGTGGACGTTTCCCGGGTTCTGGATAATTAACTACAACACATCGAATTCAATTAGCTTGTCTCGTACTGCCTCCGTATTAAACTTACAAGGCGAAGGCCACAGTCCAAATCCATTGGGTCGACCCGGAGTGGAAAAATCATCCATTTCGTCATTTAAGATTATTCCTGTCTCAGGATCCAGAACCCGGGAACCAAAGACCTG from Psilocybe cubensis strain MGC-MH-2018 chromosome 2, whole genome shotgun sequence encodes the following:
- a CDS encoding Minor histocompatibility antigen H13 — translated: MERLTEMAYQSVQALRLQEVDWDLLSSYAGLLGLATCSIYAGANGSLPRKSGTEKKKDDDGEEDDEDEDNEERMSSEDAWIFPIIGSIALVGLYVLVKYLGTEWLNWMLGWYFGVAGVGSVWNSWISLTRYLVGETRWKKFDQVRMSVKKGSHVLIGISTRTPSIILLPLAAVPSGLYLFWGDGRRSVLLTDLLGVSFAYNALTLLRIDSFKTGCILLSGLFVYDVWWVFGTDVMVRVATTLDVPIKLLWPKSVVLAGDRGYTMLGLGDVVIPGTFVALGLRYDHARQTAGRPYFRATLAGYIWGLAVTMWVMHRYGAAQPALLYLSPACMVSFAATGHWRGELMEAWQWIDNSNK